The genome window GTCCCACATCACGAAGCCGAAGAAGTCGAGGTAGAGCGAGCGGCCGTCGAGCAGCACGAGCTGCGAAGTCGCCAGGGTGTTCGTCGAGCCGCGCGCCGTCATGTTGATGTCGCGGGCGCTGGTCTGCGAGACGTTGAGGCCCGGAACGTTGCGCAGCAGCGCGCCGTAGTTGTCGGCCGGAATCGACTCGATGTCCTTGGCCGTCAGCACGGAGATCGCGGCCGGCGCCTCGTTCAGCGACTGCTCGGTACGCGACGCGGTGACGACGATGACCTCTTCGACGAGCTCATCCGGCTCTTCCGCCGGTGGCGCCTCTTCCTGAGCCATCGCCGGAGCGATGCCCATCGCCAACGCGGCGAGTGCAGCCAACCACAAACGCTTCTGATCCATTTCGCTCTCCCCCGTGCATGGCGAGACCGCTGAAGACGGCCTCGGAACCTCGAAAATTTCGCTGGCGCGGATCGTAACCCAGTCAAGGTCATTCTGCTACCATGAAATCGGAGGTCGTCCAGTGCACTCTTTTCGCCACATCGTGATCGGATTCGACGGCCGGGAAGACGGGCACCGCGCCCTGCGCTGGGCCCGGGGCGTCGCGCAGCAGACGCCGCAGATGACGCTGCACCTCACCCACGCGCTGGCGCTGCCCGCCGTGCCGATGCACTCGCTCGAGCTCTCCGCCGAGGAGATCCTTGCGGGTGCGGAGCGCGCCATCCGATCCCAGCTCGAGGCGGCCCAGCGCGAGCTCGCTGCGGCGGGATTCACCGTCGACATCCACGTGCGGCGATGGCTGCCGGGCGACACTCTCATCGAACAGGCGGAGGCTCTCGACCAGGCGATCATCGTGGTCGGCCAGCACGGCGGACTCGCCCGAAGGGTGCTCATCGGCTCGACGAGCGGGCGGGTCTCCCGCGAGGCCGGGGTTCCGGTCGTCGTGGTCCGCGGCGCCGACCGCCCGAGCCCCCCCCGGCGCCTGCTCGTGGGCACGGACGGCTCGGCCGGAAGTCTCGCCGCCCTGGCCGCCGCCCGGGCCCTCTGCCCGGACGCCCGCCTTCTCCTGGCGACCTTCCGGGATCGCACCGGCGGGCTCGATGGGGAAGCGCTCGCCGCCTTCGCCCAGGCGGCCGGAATCGATCCGGCAGAGGTCGAGTTCCACGCCACCGAAGGCGATGCCGCCGCCGCTCTCCTCTCCCTGGCGACGAGCGCGGAGGTCGATCTGCTCTGCGCCGGGCGTCGAGGCAGCGGGCCGCTCCTCGACCTGCTGCTCGGGAGTGTCTCCGAGAAGCTGCTGCAACTCGCTCCCTGCCCGCTGCTGCTCGCCCATTGAGCCGGGCACCACACTTGCTTTGGAGTCCAGCCATGCGCCGCTCTCGCCTCACCCCGATCGCCTGCCGGTCCCTGGCTCTCGCGCTGGTTTGCAGCCCGCTGCCCCCTCTCGCCGCGCAGGTCCCGACCTCTCCGCCACCGTTCGTGGAGACGATCGAGGTGCGTGAGGTCGAAGTCCTGGTCGACATTTCGGCCCTGCCTACCTTCGAGTCGATCGGACGCAAGGCGCGCGAGGATTTCATCGTCATCGAGGAGGGCGTTGCCCACCCGCTCACCGAGCTCGGTTCCTCCGATGGAGCGCCGTGGATCTTCGTGCTCTATTTCGACTCGATCCTTGCCGGCCCCGAGGCCCGGCAGCGCGCGGCGATCGAGCTCGCGGGACTGTCCGACCGCCTCACTGCCGGCGGCCTGGCCGAGATCGTGATCGCCGATCCGTTGCCACGCACGCTGCTTTCCACCGCTTCGGCGGACGCGCTGCGGCGGCAACTCGACGAGCTCGCGCTGGCGGCAGGCAAGGAGGTGGAGCGCACCGAACCCTCCTTGGCGACAGCGACGGCAGCGCGTCTCGCCCAGCTCGACCGTCTGACGGTCGAGATCGCGGCCCGGGGCGGCGGCGGCGCACGCGCCCTGCTTCTGCCCG of Thermoanaerobaculia bacterium contains these proteins:
- a CDS encoding TonB-dependent receptor plug domain-containing protein; protein product: MDQKRLWLAALAALAMGIAPAMAQEEAPPAEEPDELVEEVIVVTASRTEQSLNEAPAAISVLTAKDIESIPADNYGALLRNVPGLNVSQTSARDINMTARGSTNTLATSQLVLLDGRSLYLDFFGFVMWDFLPVNTAEIKQIEAVRGPGSAVWGANAMTGVVNLITKRPKEMVGTSLLLGGGELG
- a CDS encoding universal stress protein — encoded protein: MHSFRHIVIGFDGREDGHRALRWARGVAQQTPQMTLHLTHALALPAVPMHSLELSAEEILAGAERAIRSQLEAAQRELAAAGFTVDIHVRRWLPGDTLIEQAEALDQAIIVVGQHGGLARRVLIGSTSGRVSREAGVPVVVVRGADRPSPPRRLLVGTDGSAGSLAALAAARALCPDARLLLATFRDRTGGLDGEALAAFAQAAGIDPAEVEFHATEGDAAAALLSLATSAEVDLLCAGRRGSGPLLDLLLGSVSEKLLQLAPCPLLLAH